One stretch of Candidatus Anaeroferrophillus wilburensis DNA includes these proteins:
- a CDS encoding iron ABC transporter permease, with translation MLSLHDHLPARYGTYIRKKIWFGLALILILIVSTLLSLGTGTYPITFQEILSLLHGGTDGIVGHVLLHIRLPRTCAGLVAGACLGMAGSIMQNVIKNPLASPFTLGVSQGAAFGAAFAIIILGAGNLQFSGSGPAIITSPYLMISAAFFGSLITVITLVLLSSLRGLSPESLILAGVALSSFFGAATMLLQYFATDIQVAASVFWTFGDLGKAQWQQVSLMAVLMIGAFGYFYHNRWHYNAMVWGDDAAHSLGVNVTALRLISLVVASLISSVTIAFLGIIGFIGLIAPHLMRMVIGQDNRFLLPYAAFAGASLLLISDILARQLLAPITLPVGILTSFAGVPLFLYLLIRHKEAGR, from the coding sequence TTATCCTGATCCTGATTGTCAGCACGCTGCTCTCCCTTGGAACCGGCACCTACCCCATTACCTTCCAGGAGATACTCTCCCTACTGCACGGCGGCACGGACGGCATTGTGGGCCATGTTCTTCTGCATATCCGGCTGCCGCGCACCTGTGCCGGCTTGGTCGCCGGCGCCTGCCTGGGGATGGCGGGTAGCATCATGCAGAATGTCATTAAAAACCCTTTGGCATCTCCTTTCACCCTTGGGGTGTCTCAAGGTGCCGCTTTCGGGGCGGCCTTCGCCATTATCATCCTGGGAGCCGGCAATCTTCAGTTCAGTGGCTCGGGACCGGCAATCATTACCTCTCCTTACCTGATGATCAGCGCCGCCTTTTTTGGTTCCCTGATCACCGTTATCACGCTGGTACTCTTGTCTTCATTGCGCGGTCTGAGTCCCGAATCACTGATTTTGGCCGGTGTCGCCCTTAGTTCATTTTTCGGCGCGGCAACCATGCTGCTGCAGTATTTCGCCACCGACATTCAGGTGGCAGCCTCGGTCTTCTGGACCTTTGGTGACCTGGGGAAAGCCCAGTGGCAACAGGTCAGCCTGATGGCCGTGCTGATGATTGGCGCTTTCGGCTACTTTTACCACAACCGCTGGCACTACAACGCTATGGTCTGGGGCGATGATGCGGCCCACAGCCTGGGGGTCAACGTCACCGCTTTGCGCCTGATCAGCCTGGTGGTTGCCTCACTTATCTCTTCGGTCACCATTGCCTTCCTGGGCATTATCGGCTTTATTGGCCTTATTGCCCCCCACCTCATGCGCATGGTCATTGGCCAGGATAATCGTTTTCTCCTTCCCTATGCGGCTTTTGCCGGAGCCTCGCTGCTGCTTATTTCTGATATCCTAGCCCGACAGCTTTTGGCTCCAATCACTTTACCGGTGGGAATTCTCACCTCATTTGCCGGCGTTCCCCTGTTTCTTTATCTGCTGATCCGCCACAAAGAGGCAGGCAGATGA
- a CDS encoding ABC transporter ATP-binding protein: MTLKIKHLCFAYGPSQMVLEDIAFTTPPGTLVAILGTNGSGKSTLLKNINRILKPQGGTVAVNGIEVASMSRKEVARQMGYMPQKSAGVQCTVFEAVLLGRKARFRWEVSRDDILAVERILKLIKLDGLAMRQTTELSGGELQKVIIARALAQEPRVLLLDEPINHLDLINQLDVMRLLQTLTRELQLISLVVTHDLNSALRFAGRFLFLRGGHLFAYGDRTIVTPATIKAVFNLDVVIETVAGIPVIVPISQDLETPSPGHDHT, from the coding sequence ATGACCTTGAAGATCAAACATCTCTGTTTTGCCTACGGCCCTTCTCAGATGGTGCTTGAAGACATTGCCTTCACCACCCCCCCCGGCACCCTGGTTGCCATTCTCGGCACCAATGGTTCAGGCAAGTCAACCCTGCTGAAAAACATCAACCGGATTCTCAAACCCCAAGGCGGGACAGTTGCCGTTAATGGGATTGAGGTGGCCTCCATGAGCCGCAAGGAGGTTGCTCGGCAGATGGGCTACATGCCGCAGAAATCAGCCGGAGTTCAATGTACGGTTTTTGAGGCAGTCCTGTTGGGACGCAAGGCCCGGTTCCGCTGGGAAGTCAGTCGGGATGATATTCTTGCAGTGGAGAGGATTCTCAAGTTGATTAAACTGGACGGCCTGGCTATGCGCCAGACAACCGAACTCAGCGGCGGCGAGCTGCAAAAAGTGATTATAGCCCGGGCCCTGGCCCAGGAACCACGGGTTCTCCTCTTGGATGAACCGATCAACCATCTGGACCTCATCAACCAGCTCGATGTCATGCGGCTGCTGCAAACCCTCACCAGAGAGCTGCAGCTGATCTCCCTGGTGGTCACCCATGACCTCAACAGCGCCCTACGCTTTGCCGGCCGATTTCTTTTCCTCAGGGGAGGGCATCTGTTTGCTTATGGTGATCGCACTATCGTAACCCCGGCAACCATAAAAGCAGTCTTCAACCTGGACGTAGTAATCGAAACCGTTGCCGGCATTCCCGTGATTGTCCCCATCAGCCAAGACCTGGAAACCCCTTCCCCGGGTCATGACCATACATAA
- a CDS encoding MATE family efflux transporter — protein sequence MTIHKAMPNNRVEEFSQHPRRALFKLALPTITAMAVQTTYNMVDTAFVGRLGTESLAALTFSFPLYFILVSINSGMGVGLNSLISRQLGAKKDQEAENSACHGLLIALLTAGLLFIAMFYGASPLFKLLGAQDTPLHLGVTYMKIIVIGNFFMFPAYALHSLFTAQGDTITPMKVQIFSLLVNITLDPFFIFVLKLGVPGAAIATLIAQACALLLFMIALRRRSVLKISWSRFFYRFRIISELATVGIPASLTMLLMAFYIMFLNRFMAHFGTEYVAAFGMASRLESAVVMPLVASSIALLTLTGMFYGASRYTILKETIHFAMGMNILYALAVGSLFFLFPTSFLRVFTKDQHLLDIGAAYMRIEVFTFPLMAVNMTANRAMQGMGLGLPGITINLVRIFVVAIPLAYIFVYLFNLSYLWVAVAMVSGGLAANLTALTWLRSTFNGLGTHRKKNGRRHSGDGEQQR from the coding sequence ATGACCATACATAAGGCCATGCCCAACAACCGCGTAGAAGAATTCAGCCAACACCCGCGAAGGGCCCTTTTCAAACTGGCCCTGCCGACCATCACAGCCATGGCGGTCCAAACCACCTATAATATGGTTGATACCGCTTTTGTCGGCCGGCTGGGCACCGAATCGCTGGCCGCCCTGACCTTTTCATTCCCGCTCTACTTCATCCTGGTGTCCATCAACTCAGGCATGGGGGTAGGATTGAACTCCCTCATCTCCCGCCAACTGGGGGCAAAAAAGGATCAGGAAGCAGAAAACAGTGCCTGCCATGGTCTACTCATCGCCCTGCTGACCGCCGGGCTGCTGTTTATCGCCATGTTTTACGGCGCCAGCCCCTTGTTCAAGCTGCTCGGCGCCCAGGACACCCCACTGCATCTCGGGGTAACCTACATGAAGATCATTGTCATTGGAAATTTCTTCATGTTTCCTGCCTATGCGCTGCACAGTCTCTTTACCGCCCAGGGGGACACCATAACGCCGATGAAGGTACAGATTTTCTCCCTGCTGGTGAATATCACTCTCGATCCATTCTTTATTTTTGTCCTTAAGCTGGGGGTTCCGGGCGCGGCCATTGCCACCCTTATTGCCCAGGCATGCGCCCTGCTCCTGTTTATGATCGCCTTGCGGCGGCGGTCCGTACTGAAAATATCCTGGTCCCGGTTTTTCTATCGCTTCAGGATTATATCTGAGCTGGCAACCGTGGGAATTCCTGCCAGCTTGACCATGCTCCTGATGGCATTCTATATCATGTTTCTTAACCGATTCATGGCTCATTTCGGCACCGAGTATGTCGCCGCTTTCGGCATGGCATCTCGACTGGAGAGCGCGGTTGTCATGCCCCTGGTGGCCTCATCCATCGCCCTGCTCACCCTGACCGGCATGTTCTACGGTGCCAGCCGCTATACCATCCTCAAAGAAACCATCCATTTTGCCATGGGGATGAATATTCTCTATGCGCTGGCAGTCGGCTCCCTCTTTTTTCTCTTCCCCACCAGCTTTCTCCGGGTCTTCACCAAGGATCAGCACCTGCTTGACATTGGTGCCGCCTATATGAGAATTGAAGTATTCACTTTCCCCCTGATGGCGGTCAATATGACCGCCAATAGAGCCATGCAGGGAATGGGGTTGGGGCTGCCTGGCATTACCATCAATTTGGTCAGAATTTTTGTCGTTGCCATTCCCCTTGCCTATATATTCGTTTATCTGTTCAATCTCAGTTATCTCTGGGTTGCGGTTGCCATGGTCAGCGGCGGCCTGGCGGCCAACCTGACCGCGTTGACTTGGCTACGTTCAACATTTAATGGCTTGGGGACTCATCGGAAGAAAAACGGCCGGCGGCATTCAGGAGATGGAGAACAGCAACGCTAG
- a CDS encoding TerB family tellurite resistance protein, whose translation MITTFKKLLLFQAEAQGGNEKKGDELQLAIAMLLVEIALADDVLHAREEQLILRVLQKLFSLSPQDAGDLLSRSRQKHAESIDLYPATRTINDHFSPAEKSRLLETVWQLVFADGILDQHEDYLMHKLAKLLRLSHRQLIEAKLKARKLQEQGRAGGIKC comes from the coding sequence ATGATAACCACCTTTAAAAAACTGCTGTTATTTCAGGCTGAAGCTCAGGGTGGAAACGAAAAAAAGGGCGATGAACTGCAGCTGGCCATTGCCATGCTGCTGGTGGAAATCGCTCTGGCCGACGATGTGCTGCACGCCCGGGAGGAACAGCTCATTCTCAGAGTCCTGCAGAAACTTTTTTCACTTTCACCACAAGACGCCGGGGACCTGCTCAGTCGTTCCCGGCAGAAGCATGCCGAAAGCATCGATCTCTATCCGGCAACCAGAACCATCAACGATCACTTCAGTCCGGCGGAAAAATCCCGGCTGCTGGAAACCGTTTGGCAGCTGGTCTTTGCCGATGGCATTCTTGACCAACACGAAGATTATCTCATGCATAAACTGGCAAAACTTCTCCGCTTATCACATCGCCAGCTGATCGAGGCCAAACTGAAGGCCAGGAAGTTGCAGGAACAAGGGCGCGCCGGTGGCATTAAATGCTAA
- a CDS encoding zinc-ribbon domain-containing protein, whose product MLRSQQPRRDAMKVVCQTCQARCLIDGKLLPPTGGHLRCPRCRTVFFYDPTARQVTADQPPAPLASEPDTSSGRPKQPTVPDIREKRQISALNMAVKRPRQRKEAAFSDFIRRRSLMLVMLIAVAMEFMLVGIWAAGRLPEIKTEPTALAPACLSKQMEQSILASIKTHETVGDASLTQEGHRTVLAVLVDHNTPAATALGLKNQCLNLMKKQSGLPLDHQFKVYIYCPNGMEITRQPALNTTVTNR is encoded by the coding sequence TTGTTGCGAAGCCAGCAACCTCGAAGGGACGCAATGAAGGTTGTTTGTCAAACGTGTCAAGCCCGTTGCCTGATTGACGGAAAGCTTCTGCCGCCAACCGGAGGACACCTGCGATGCCCCCGGTGCCGCACCGTTTTTTTTTATGATCCGACCGCACGCCAAGTCACGGCAGACCAGCCGCCGGCACCTCTAGCCAGCGAACCCGACACCTCTTCCGGTCGGCCAAAGCAACCTACCGTTCCTGACATCCGGGAAAAACGGCAAATCTCCGCGCTGAACATGGCCGTAAAACGGCCCCGCCAGCGTAAAGAAGCTGCATTTTCCGATTTTATCAGGCGGCGGTCCCTGATGCTGGTCATGTTGATTGCCGTGGCCATGGAGTTCATGCTGGTGGGTATCTGGGCCGCCGGCCGCCTTCCTGAAATCAAAACCGAACCCACAGCCCTGGCTCCAGCCTGTCTCAGCAAGCAGATGGAGCAATCCATCCTGGCTTCAATAAAAACCCATGAAACGGTGGGGGACGCCTCCCTGACCCAGGAAGGCCACCGTACCGTACTCGCTGTCCTAGTAGACCATAATACCCCGGCCGCCACCGCCCTGGGGCTGAAAAACCAGTGTCTCAACCTTATGAAAAAGCAATCCGGCCTGCCGTTAGATCACCAGTTCAAGGTTTATATCTACTGCCCCAATGGTATGGAAATAACCAGACAGCCGGCACTTAACACAACGGTTACCAACAGATAA
- a CDS encoding M48 family metalloprotease — protein MYQSFILYIIIILIYSTHIPPGEQVFTHQQVLVLQAALYLLFLLLCRTRMTMVIQGIRKHRLSEEQVAEAYDRCLSQLTILAVIIYISVVYLLNIKAVISSLPLLSASTALGNLAAFCLFLGYQLILWCQAHTVFSRRLDFEPRQTTYCARKLLFALGIILPWVCIMGMSDLFQFLAPEIFVTLTHHPGMYLALFALFLLALTVIAPPLTVKLWGCRPLPDSPLRRCLEGLCSREGVGYRQIMLWPSVEGKMVTAAVMGPYPFTRYLLLTEGLIELLSLEEIKAVMAHEIGHVKRHHLFVYLVFFLSLFLLNLAFFELLIGWLLTTDFLQDFLFRAPHQQATIISLATTLPLLLIYLLYFRFVFGYFLRNFEREADLYVFHSLGTAESLITAFQKLSWVTGDHGQRANWHHYNIPQRIAYLLECGKNPALIAKHQRKVKTGLAAFLLCVASLGFFGYHLNSAGLRQSLDNRFLIKVMERYTQEHPDEANAAIHLGTLYYEEGEYLLAKEHFERARTLAGNHPELLNNYAWMLLTVEAPQIQNIDYGFTLARQASAIKRAPHILDTLAEGYWRRGMPCMALDLERQILAGKPKQPEVYQRQADKFARDCQR, from the coding sequence ATGTATCAATCATTCATTCTCTACATCATCATCATTCTCATTTATTCCACCCATATCCCCCCCGGAGAACAGGTTTTCACCCACCAGCAGGTGTTGGTCCTGCAGGCGGCGCTCTATCTGTTGTTTCTCCTACTCTGCCGAACCCGAATGACCATGGTTATACAGGGCATCCGCAAGCACCGGCTGTCTGAGGAACAGGTAGCCGAAGCCTATGACCGTTGTCTTTCCCAGCTAACCATACTGGCCGTAATCATTTACATCAGCGTTGTTTATCTGCTGAATATTAAAGCGGTTATCTCCTCTCTGCCACTCCTTTCCGCCAGCACCGCGCTCGGAAATTTAGCCGCATTCTGCCTCTTTCTCGGCTATCAGCTCATACTCTGGTGTCAAGCCCATACGGTATTCAGCCGGCGGCTGGACTTTGAACCGCGGCAGACAACCTACTGTGCCAGAAAACTGCTTTTCGCCCTGGGCATCATTCTCCCCTGGGTATGCATCATGGGCATGAGTGATCTGTTTCAGTTTCTGGCACCTGAAATATTTGTCACCCTGACCCATCATCCGGGCATGTATCTCGCCCTGTTTGCCCTCTTCCTGCTGGCCCTGACCGTAATTGCTCCCCCTTTGACGGTCAAACTGTGGGGTTGCCGGCCGCTGCCCGACTCCCCTCTCCGCCGCTGTCTTGAAGGCCTGTGTTCCCGGGAAGGGGTTGGCTATCGTCAGATTATGCTATGGCCCTCGGTGGAAGGGAAAATGGTTACCGCCGCCGTCATGGGCCCATACCCCTTCACCCGCTACCTGCTGCTTACTGAGGGATTGATTGAGCTGCTCAGCCTGGAGGAGATCAAAGCAGTCATGGCCCATGAGATCGGCCATGTCAAACGTCACCACCTCTTTGTTTACCTTGTTTTTTTTCTCAGTCTGTTTCTGCTCAACCTGGCTTTTTTTGAGCTGCTCATCGGCTGGCTGCTGACCACCGACTTTTTGCAGGATTTTCTCTTCCGGGCACCACACCAGCAGGCTACCATCATCTCCCTGGCAACCACTCTCCCCCTGCTGCTTATCTACCTGCTCTATTTTCGCTTTGTTTTCGGCTATTTTCTGCGCAATTTCGAGCGTGAAGCAGATCTCTATGTCTTCCATTCGCTGGGCACCGCTGAAAGTTTGATCACCGCGTTTCAAAAACTCAGTTGGGTTACCGGCGACCATGGTCAGCGAGCAAACTGGCATCACTACAACATTCCCCAGCGGATCGCCTATCTGCTTGAGTGCGGCAAAAATCCCGCATTGATTGCCAAACATCAACGAAAGGTTAAGACAGGATTAGCAGCTTTTCTGCTCTGCGTCGCATCCCTGGGTTTTTTTGGCTACCACCTTAACAGCGCCGGCTTACGGCAATCACTGGATAATCGCTTTCTCATCAAGGTCATGGAGCGCTATACGCAGGAGCACCCAGATGAGGCCAATGCCGCCATCCATCTGGGCACCCTGTATTATGAGGAAGGGGAGTATCTTCTGGCTAAAGAGCATTTTGAGCGAGCCAGGACGCTGGCGGGCAATCATCCCGAGCTGCTGAACAATTACGCCTGGATGCTGCTTACGGTCGAGGCTCCACAAATCCAGAATATCGACTACGGATTCACCTTGGCCAGGCAGGCATCCGCCATCAAGAGAGCCCCACATATCCTTGACACTCTGGCGGAAGGCTATTGGCGTCGGGGAATGCCGTGCATGGCCCTCGACCTCGAACGCCAGATTCTGGCTGGCAAGCCAAAACAACCGGAGGTTTACCAGCGTCAAGCCGATAAATTTGCCCGGGACTGCCAGCGGTAA
- a CDS encoding DNA-binding protein, whose translation MKLKNMIKLFLVVGLLLAVPIHAWSFPGKKQGAGQSVQQVGQAICGKVLETMDSGGYTYVLLDTGAEELWVATPPMAVEVGQQVALVQGIEMADFTSNTLKRTFAKIIFSGGLLTEAPQGTMASCEQKKCSKDGSCPLPSGKPMMNGPHGDQQESSMAADVNVEKAAGENGYTIGELFAQKGTLEGQKVVVRGKVVKINENIMQRNWIHLQDGSGDPAKGSHDLAVTSSALPEVGQVVTVSGVFHGDKDFPAGYHFEAIVEEATVQ comes from the coding sequence ATGAAATTAAAAAACATGATTAAGCTGTTCCTGGTGGTTGGACTGTTACTGGCAGTGCCGATTCATGCATGGTCGTTCCCGGGCAAAAAGCAGGGCGCTGGGCAAAGCGTCCAGCAGGTAGGCCAGGCAATCTGCGGCAAAGTTCTGGAAACGATGGACAGCGGCGGTTATACGTATGTGTTGCTGGATACCGGCGCAGAAGAGCTTTGGGTTGCGACGCCGCCGATGGCTGTTGAAGTAGGCCAGCAAGTGGCTCTGGTGCAGGGTATCGAGATGGCAGACTTTACCAGCAATACCCTTAAACGGACGTTTGCGAAAATTATTTTTTCCGGCGGTCTTTTGACCGAGGCTCCCCAAGGGACAATGGCATCGTGTGAGCAGAAAAAGTGCTCGAAAGATGGGAGCTGTCCGCTTCCTTCCGGGAAACCGATGATGAATGGCCCCCACGGCGACCAGCAAGAGTCCTCTATGGCTGCTGATGTTAACGTGGAGAAAGCGGCCGGTGAGAATGGTTACACCATTGGGGAACTGTTTGCCCAAAAAGGCACCCTTGAGGGCCAGAAGGTAGTGGTGCGGGGGAAGGTTGTGAAAATCAACGAAAATATTATGCAGCGGAACTGGATTCATCTCCAGGATGGCAGCGGTGATCCGGCTAAAGGGAGCCATGATCTGGCGGTCACATCTTCTGCGTTGCCGGAGGTGGGCCAAGTGGTTACCGTCAGTGGGGTTTTCCACGGGGATAAAGATTTTCCGGCCGGCTACCATTTTGAGGCGATTGTTGAAGAGGCAACCGTGCAATAG
- a CDS encoding SpoIIE family protein phosphatase codes for MSSTQLAHLSSQDILDSLNDGVYVTDCDRRIVFWNKAAERIVGWRAAEIVGRSCGDNLLCHIDKDGHELCGEVYCPLHRAMVTDRGSAVPIIVFAQHKDGRRIPLQVSVAPIRDKSGEVIGGVETFRDLSSLIKDLKRAKSIQEQSLRMPQESDPRITFISHYIPYDVVGGDYFSIERLDEDCYVFLLADVMGHGIAAALYTMYLHSLWEESRSLLASPATFFTEVNRKLCALGSEGDTFATGVFGVVDIGRQLVHLCNAAGPPLVVVRGNSTLESLSVPGFPLGLMAGMDYVEETLSLAPGDSLLCFSDGAIEVRDAQRRELGVDGLLALLKETGYPDTAIKMAELERRLLLYSNAIRLDDDLTFLGIHLVA; via the coding sequence GTGTCCAGCACGCAATTAGCGCATCTTTCTTCACAGGATATCCTTGATTCTTTAAATGACGGTGTCTATGTCACCGATTGCGACCGGCGCATTGTTTTCTGGAACAAAGCAGCGGAGCGCATTGTTGGTTGGCGGGCGGCGGAGATTGTCGGACGCTCCTGCGGCGATAACCTCTTGTGTCATATAGATAAAGATGGCCATGAGCTTTGTGGCGAGGTGTATTGTCCCCTGCACCGGGCCATGGTTACTGACCGTGGATCCGCTGTGCCAATCATTGTTTTTGCCCAACACAAAGATGGTCGCCGGATTCCCCTGCAGGTCAGTGTCGCGCCCATCCGGGATAAATCCGGGGAGGTCATTGGCGGGGTCGAAACCTTTCGGGATTTGTCTTCCTTGATAAAAGATCTGAAGAGGGCGAAAAGTATTCAGGAACAGTCATTGCGGATGCCGCAGGAATCCGATCCTCGGATTACCTTTATCAGCCATTATATTCCCTATGATGTTGTCGGCGGTGACTATTTCAGTATTGAAAGACTGGATGAGGATTGCTATGTATTTCTGCTGGCGGATGTCATGGGGCATGGCATTGCCGCCGCTCTGTACACCATGTATCTCCACAGCCTCTGGGAAGAATCCCGCTCACTGCTGGCTTCCCCAGCGACGTTTTTTACTGAAGTGAACCGTAAGCTGTGTGCGCTTGGCAGTGAGGGGGATACCTTTGCCACCGGTGTTTTCGGGGTGGTTGATATCGGCCGTCAGCTGGTACACCTTTGTAATGCTGCCGGCCCGCCCCTGGTTGTGGTCCGCGGGAATTCCACCTTAGAATCTCTGAGTGTTCCAGGATTTCCTCTCGGATTAATGGCGGGAATGGATTATGTTGAGGAAACCCTCAGCCTGGCCCCGGGTGATTCGCTGCTTTGTTTTTCAGATGGGGCTATCGAAGTGCGTGATGCCCAGCGCCGCGAGCTTGGTGTTGACGGATTGCTGGCACTGCTGAAAGAGACAGGATATCCTGACACTGCCATCAAAATGGCAGAACTTGAGAGAAGGTTGCTGCTCTATTCCAATGCTATCAGGCTGGATGATGATCTGACCTTCCTGGGAATTCACTTGGTTGCCTGA
- a CDS encoding 2-dehydropantoate 2-reductase: MSQKTGVDCKKFAVIGAGPVGCIVAAYLAKGGFDVTLCDIVPELVAPVVNPGIVIDGTEEIRQPVTRGISNIDDLAHDPPDVIIITVKATVLHLIASTIQGFYREGMYVVSWQNGIDTELVLAESLGRPAVLRAVVNYGCGLVKPGHVHMAFHHPPHFIQELDPAGKPAALAIAAALTKGGLVTERTDEIVNMVWRKSIMNACMNPVCAATGLTMAQVMRDPIVFQIVDNLVKEGVQVARANEISLGWNYYPYAIGYMKNAGDHKPSMLMDIENKRRTEVDFINGKIVEYGRQVGMETPYNLMIRALVKALEPK; encoded by the coding sequence ATGTCTCAAAAAACAGGGGTTGATTGTAAGAAGTTTGCCGTGATTGGCGCCGGGCCGGTGGGTTGTATTGTGGCCGCTTATCTGGCAAAAGGGGGTTTTGATGTCACGTTGTGTGATATTGTTCCTGAACTGGTGGCGCCGGTGGTTAATCCTGGTATTGTTATCGATGGAACGGAGGAAATCCGGCAGCCGGTGACGCGTGGCATCAGCAATATTGACGATTTGGCCCATGACCCGCCTGATGTCATTATCATCACTGTTAAAGCGACGGTTTTGCACCTTATTGCTTCGACAATCCAGGGGTTTTACCGCGAGGGGATGTATGTTGTCAGTTGGCAGAACGGCATAGATACTGAATTGGTGCTGGCGGAATCCCTGGGACGTCCGGCGGTGCTGCGGGCTGTGGTGAACTACGGCTGCGGTCTCGTTAAGCCGGGCCATGTTCACATGGCCTTTCACCATCCCCCCCACTTTATTCAGGAGCTCGATCCGGCAGGCAAGCCGGCAGCCCTCGCCATTGCGGCGGCGTTGACCAAGGGTGGTCTGGTTACTGAGCGGACTGATGAGATTGTTAACATGGTGTGGCGCAAATCGATTATGAATGCCTGCATGAATCCCGTATGTGCGGCCACCGGCTTGACCATGGCCCAGGTGATGCGGGATCCCATCGTTTTTCAGATAGTTGACAACCTGGTCAAAGAGGGTGTGCAGGTTGCCCGGGCCAACGAAATATCTCTGGGTTGGAACTACTATCCCTACGCCATTGGCTACATGAAAAATGCGGGCGATCATAAGCCGTCCATGCTGATGGATATTGAAAATAAACGGCGTACCGAGGTGGACTTTATCAATGGGAAAATTGTCGAATACGGCAGGCAGGTGGGGATGGAAACTCCTTATAATCTGATGATTCGTGCTTTGGTGAAAGCGTTGGAACCGAAATAG
- a CDS encoding amino acid-binding protein, with protein MKLKQISIFLENSPGRLYEATKALGDAGINLRALTLAEAADYGVLRLLVSDVSKARRIMMEKHFPARVDEVVAVEIEDKAGSLAKALKPLMDANISVQYMYAFAGFTSASAVMIFRFSNTDKAIVILQQAGVILLDAKAFGILEGAE; from the coding sequence ATGAAGCTGAAACAGATCTCAATTTTTCTGGAAAACTCCCCCGGAAGGCTTTATGAGGCTACCAAAGCTTTGGGGGATGCCGGCATCAACCTGCGGGCGTTAACTCTGGCGGAAGCTGCCGATTATGGTGTTCTCAGGCTGCTGGTTTCCGATGTTTCCAAAGCGCGGCGGATTATGATGGAAAAGCATTTCCCCGCCCGGGTGGATGAGGTTGTGGCAGTGGAAATCGAGGATAAAGCGGGAAGCTTGGCCAAAGCCCTGAAACCCTTGATGGATGCCAATATCAGTGTGCAGTATATGTATGCTTTTGCCGGCTTTACCAGTGCCTCCGCCGTGATGATCTTCCGTTTCAGTAATACCGATAAGGCGATTGTGATTCTCCAGCAAGCGGGAGTAATACTGTTGGATGCCAAGGCGTTCGGCATTCTGGAAGGGGCCGAGTAG
- a CDS encoding flavodoxin family protein — MKILGISGSPRKAETSGVHTLVQTVLEGTGMDYELLSLRGKKISGCIACLGCAKDNVCKVQDDMVEMREKIVAADAYVIGAPNYYSTLNAITHAFLERWFQFRHQEGNALWGKLGVVVGVGGMHSQPPAAEIEKFFMYNFIETVARVTGRGAASCYTCGYGETCKVGIPQILYGEGFKIVPEEIPDVIKQPEAMNMAVDAGKLLAERLKEGHDRQQVAMKMQEKMMSLMDGAV, encoded by the coding sequence ATGAAAATTTTAGGAATTTCAGGAAGCCCCAGAAAAGCTGAAACATCCGGAGTCCATACGCTGGTGCAGACGGTGTTGGAAGGTACCGGCATGGACTATGAACTACTCTCCCTGCGTGGTAAAAAGATATCCGGCTGCATTGCCTGCCTGGGATGTGCAAAAGATAATGTCTGCAAGGTGCAGGACGACATGGTGGAGATGCGCGAGAAAATTGTTGCGGCCGATGCCTATGTTATCGGGGCGCCGAACTACTATTCAACCTTGAATGCCATTACCCATGCCTTTCTTGAACGATGGTTTCAGTTTCGCCATCAGGAGGGGAATGCCTTGTGGGGGAAGCTGGGGGTTGTGGTGGGAGTCGGAGGGATGCACAGTCAGCCCCCGGCAGCCGAGATTGAAAAATTTTTTATGTATAATTTCATCGAAACAGTAGCCCGGGTGACCGGTAGGGGTGCTGCCTCCTGTTATACCTGCGGCTATGGTGAAACCTGCAAAGTTGGCATCCCCCAGATTCTTTACGGGGAGGGATTTAAAATTGTTCCTGAGGAAATTCCCGATGTTATCAAGCAGCCTGAAGCCATGAACATGGCGGTTGATGCTGGAAAGCTTCTCGCAGAACGGCTGAAAGAGGGACATGACCGGCAGCAGGTTGCCATGAAGATGCAGGAAAAAATGATGAGTTTGATGGACGGTGCTGTTTAA
- a CDS encoding 4-oxalocrotonate tautomerase family protein — translation MPYVNIKLTPDGLTPAKKAALIKGVTDLLQNTLGKNPSTTVVVVDEVATDNWGIGGETVTARRRHAG, via the coding sequence ATGCCCTATGTCAACATCAAACTTACTCCTGACGGCCTAACGCCGGCAAAGAAAGCGGCATTGATCAAAGGCGTTACAGATCTTCTGCAGAATACGTTAGGCAAGAACCCCAGCACGACGGTTGTTGTTGTCGATGAAGTTGCCACCGATAACTGGGGTATCGGTGGCGAGACGGTTACCGCCCGCCGGAGGCATGCCGGGTAA